Proteins co-encoded in one Flavivirga eckloniae genomic window:
- a CDS encoding TonB-dependent receptor plug domain-containing protein: protein MNVICLSAQTIQKEKQSLLSVLNILETRYNISFSYADETIKDKTTVLPDETLSLEAILEFLKKETDLDFELLDSRFIAIKLLKEEKKDNYAVQNLEEIIVTNYLTSGIAKLNDGSITIKPEAFGILPGLIEPDVLQTIQALPGVLSADEMVSNINIRGGTHDQNLLLWDGIKMYQSGHFFGLISAFNPYTTKRVNVYKNGSSAKYGDGISSIIDIQLSDDINNEFSGGIGFNLINADGHVKIPLSKKTELQLSTRRSVTDLVITPTYDQYFKRVFQDSDFNNSNNNSISQNESFYFYDIATKFLYDISKKDRIRFHFLNVDNKLNYEELLTTNNNPDEALISKLSQRNTAVGLTYTRDWTNKLSTTYQVYLSNYDLDATNFDVFNDQRLIQKNEVYDGTSKFDINYNHSDQLKINGGYHFSEIGISNLEDVNNPVFRSFIKKVIRSHAVYAETSLLSKNVQTRLNVGVRLNYINKFKLFLAEPRLGFSQRFLNNFRFEVLGELKHQTTSQIIDLQNDFLGIEKRRWVLSNNNEKPVTENDKTFQPIPVVKSKQLSTGIHYKKNKLLISAEAYIKKVDGITTRSQGFQNQYQFKNGIGSYEIKGIDFLLNKQFGDAVSSWISYSYSKNDYLFPTLNDGNKFPNNADIRHIFSFAGTYTQNRLKLALGLNWHSGKPTTLPSADDDPDDRIITYATPNSTNLENYLRADCSATYNFNVSNTTRATIGASVWNVLNKKNIINTYYTLNNTDDSTNAINTIENESLGITPNVSLRIHF from the coding sequence TTGAATGTTATATGCTTAAGTGCCCAAACCATTCAAAAAGAAAAACAATCACTTTTATCTGTTTTAAATATTCTTGAAACGCGTTACAATATTAGTTTTTCCTACGCCGACGAAACGATTAAAGATAAAACTACTGTCTTACCAGACGAAACCCTTTCTTTAGAAGCCATTTTAGAATTCCTTAAAAAAGAAACCGATCTGGATTTCGAATTATTAGATAGCCGTTTTATTGCCATTAAACTTTTAAAAGAAGAAAAAAAAGACAATTACGCTGTACAAAACCTTGAAGAGATTATTGTTACCAACTACCTTACAAGTGGTATTGCAAAACTAAACGACGGCTCCATTACCATAAAACCAGAGGCTTTTGGTATCCTTCCCGGTTTAATAGAACCTGATGTTTTACAAACCATTCAAGCACTTCCGGGGGTTTTAAGTGCAGACGAAATGGTATCGAATATAAATATAAGGGGTGGCACACACGATCAAAATTTACTCTTATGGGATGGTATAAAAATGTACCAATCCGGGCATTTTTTCGGACTCATTTCTGCTTTTAACCCCTATACAACCAAACGTGTTAATGTTTATAAAAATGGTAGCAGTGCTAAATATGGCGATGGTATTTCAAGTATCATAGACATCCAATTATCTGATGATATTAATAACGAGTTTAGCGGTGGCATTGGTTTTAACTTGATTAATGCCGATGGTCATGTTAAAATTCCGTTGTCGAAAAAAACAGAATTGCAATTATCAACCCGACGTTCTGTTACCGATCTGGTTATAACCCCAACTTACGACCAATATTTTAAACGTGTTTTTCAAGATTCGGACTTTAATAACAGCAACAACAATTCCATTTCTCAAAACGAATCGTTTTATTTTTATGATATTGCTACAAAGTTCTTGTACGACATTTCTAAAAAAGACAGGATCAGGTTTCATTTTTTAAATGTAGACAACAAATTAAACTATGAAGAACTGTTAACAACCAACAACAATCCGGATGAAGCCTTAATAAGTAAACTATCTCAGCGAAACACAGCTGTAGGGTTAACTTACACTAGAGATTGGACCAATAAACTTTCTACAACTTATCAAGTCTATCTCTCCAATTATGATTTGGATGCTACGAATTTCGATGTTTTTAATGACCAACGCCTCATTCAAAAAAACGAAGTATACGACGGTACTTCTAAATTTGATATTAATTACAACCACAGCGACCAACTAAAAATAAATGGCGGCTACCATTTCTCAGAAATTGGGATAAGTAATTTAGAAGACGTTAATAATCCAGTTTTTAGAAGTTTTATTAAGAAGGTTATTAGAAGTCATGCCGTTTATGCCGAAACATCGCTGCTTTCGAAGAACGTTCAAACCAGATTAAATGTAGGTGTACGACTAAATTACATCAATAAATTTAAATTGTTTTTAGCAGAACCAAGATTAGGATTTAGTCAACGCTTTTTAAATAATTTTAGGTTCGAAGTATTAGGCGAGCTGAAACATCAAACAACATCCCAAATTATCGATCTACAAAATGACTTCTTAGGCATTGAAAAACGTCGATGGGTATTATCCAATAACAATGAGAAGCCTGTAACCGAAAACGATAAAACGTTTCAACCCATTCCGGTAGTAAAAAGCAAACAACTATCGACTGGTATTCATTATAAAAAAAACAAACTATTAATTAGTGCTGAAGCTTATATAAAAAAAGTGGATGGCATTACCACAAGAAGTCAAGGATTTCAAAACCAATATCAATTTAAAAATGGTATTGGAAGCTACGAGATTAAGGGCATAGACTTCTTATTAAACAAACAATTTGGAGATGCCGTGAGCAGTTGGATATCCTACTCTTACAGTAAAAACGATTACCTATTCCCTACTTTAAACGACGGCAATAAGTTCCCTAATAATGCAGATATTAGGCATATATTCTCTTTTGCAGGAACTTACACCCAAAATAGACTAAAACTAGCATTGGGGCTAAATTGGCACTCTGGTAAACCAACCACGCTTCCAAGTGCAGACGACGATCCAGATGACAGAATCATAACTTACGCCACACCTAATAGCACTAACTTAGAAAACTACCTTCGTGCAGATTGTTCTGCCACTTATAATTTTAATGTTTCTAATACAACCCGAGCAACAATTGGCGCATCGGTTTGGAATGTTTTAAATAAAAAGAATATTATTAACACGTATTATACTCTAAATAATACTGACGATAGCACCAATGCGATCAATACCATTGAAAATGAATCACTTGGCATCACACCTAATGTAAGTTTAAGAATTCATTTTTAA
- a CDS encoding FecR family protein, producing MERETLISKWLNNDLNDQELEAFKALEDYDDLVKLNEGLLAFKADDYNTSEELDTVLSTIRSNKKSSTQWFKPLMRVAAILAVCFGLYYYTTTLDTTISTEFAQKTTIDLPDASSVSLNAKSLLVFNKKDWKHNREVELDGEAFFKVAKGSSFKVKTKTGFVTVYGTQFNVKHWKNYFEVICYEGLVGVTYNSQETKLNPGDSFLIIDGKIIAKEKENRSSPSWLNNESTFKSLPYKTVITEFERQYGVDITTLNIDTEQLFTGSFAHDNIDVALKSITLPLRVTYSKTNNTIILKRE from the coding sequence ATGGAAAGAGAAACTTTAATATCGAAATGGCTTAATAACGATCTGAATGATCAGGAGCTTGAAGCGTTTAAAGCGCTTGAAGACTATGACGATTTGGTGAAGTTAAATGAAGGCTTGCTAGCTTTTAAGGCAGATGATTATAATACATCTGAAGAGCTAGATACTGTTTTAAGTACGATTAGAAGCAATAAAAAGTCATCAACACAATGGTTTAAACCATTAATGCGTGTTGCTGCTATCCTTGCCGTTTGTTTTGGTTTGTATTATTACACGACCACTTTAGATACTACTATAAGTACCGAATTTGCACAAAAAACGACCATAGACTTACCTGATGCTTCTAGTGTGTCGCTAAATGCAAAATCGTTATTGGTATTCAATAAAAAAGATTGGAAACATAATAGGGAAGTAGAACTTGATGGTGAAGCTTTTTTTAAAGTTGCTAAAGGGTCATCATTTAAAGTAAAAACAAAAACAGGGTTTGTTACTGTTTATGGAACCCAATTCAATGTAAAACATTGGAAAAATTATTTTGAAGTTATTTGCTACGAAGGTTTAGTTGGCGTTACTTACAATTCTCAAGAAACGAAGTTAAATCCTGGTGACAGTTTTTTAATTATCGATGGGAAAATAATTGCTAAAGAAAAAGAAAACCGCTCATCGCCTTCGTGGTTAAATAACGAAAGTACTTTTAAAAGTTTACCTTATAAAACGGTTATTACCGAGTTTGAAAGACAATACGGTGTTGATATCACAACATTAAATATTGATACAGAACAATTATTTACTGGTAGTTTTGCACATGACAATATTGATGTAGCTTTAAAGTCAATTACCTTACCTTTACGTGTAACTTATAGTAAAACAAACAATACTATAATATTAAAACGTGAATAG
- a CDS encoding RNA polymerase sigma factor: MGKQLHENICEERMFSSIFNKHSKDLHNFLYYKFGELLNPKDKVQEAFVKLWENCKKISPDKAKSFVFTTANNLMLNEVAHQKVVLKHQQTKPKMYTNESPEFLMRENEYMDKLQNALANLTDAQRTAFMMNRVEGKRFKEIAELLDISTKAVEKRIYGALEKLRKEIKEL, from the coding sequence ATGGGGAAACAACTACATGAAAACATATGTGAAGAACGTATGTTTTCTTCCATATTTAACAAGCACTCTAAAGATTTACACAATTTTTTATATTATAAGTTTGGCGAATTATTAAACCCAAAGGATAAAGTGCAGGAAGCATTTGTTAAACTCTGGGAAAACTGTAAAAAGATTTCTCCCGATAAGGCTAAGAGTTTTGTTTTTACAACCGCCAATAATTTAATGTTGAATGAAGTCGCTCATCAAAAAGTTGTTTTAAAACATCAACAAACCAAGCCTAAAATGTATACTAATGAGAGTCCAGAGTTTTTAATGCGGGAAAATGAATATATGGACAAACTGCAAAACGCACTGGCTAATTTAACAGATGCACAACGTACTGCTTTTATGATGAACAGGGTTGAAGGAAAACGATTTAAAGAAATTGCTGAGCTTTTAGATATTTCTACTAAAGCGGTTGAAAAACGTATTTATGGTGCTTTGGAAAAATTGAGGAAGGAGATTAAGGAGTTGTGA
- the ffh gene encoding signal recognition particle protein, with product MFNNLSDKLDKALHVLKGHGSITEVNVAETLKEVRRALLDADVNFKIAKEFTNRVKERALGQNVLTTLQPGQLMVKIVKDELTELMGGDAEGVNLSGTPSVILMSGLQGSGKTTFSGKLANYLKNKKTKKPLLVACDVYRPAAIDQLHVVGEQIGVEVFSDRGNNDPVAISKAGIAHAKANGHNVVIIDTAGRLAVDEAMMTEISNIHKAIQPQETLFVVDSMTGQDAVNTAKAFNDSLNFDGVVLTKLDGDTRGGAAITIKSVVNKPIKFIGTGEKMEAIDVFYPSRMADRILGMGDVVSLVERAQEQFDEEEARKLQKKIAKNQFGFDDFLKQIQQIKKMGNMKDLMGMIPGAGKMMKDIDIDDDAFKGIEAIIHSMTPKERSNPGIINSSRKIRIGKGSGTSVQEVNQLLKQFNQMSKMMKMMQGGGGKKMMQMMKGMR from the coding sequence ATGTTTAATAATTTAAGCGATAAATTAGATAAAGCTTTACACGTTTTAAAAGGACATGGAAGCATCACAGAAGTAAATGTAGCCGAAACTTTAAAGGAAGTTCGTCGTGCATTACTCGATGCCGATGTTAATTTTAAGATAGCTAAAGAATTTACAAATAGAGTAAAAGAAAGAGCACTCGGTCAAAATGTTTTAACAACATTACAACCAGGTCAGTTAATGGTAAAAATCGTAAAAGATGAGTTAACTGAGCTTATGGGAGGCGATGCAGAAGGCGTAAACCTCTCGGGGACACCAAGTGTTATTTTAATGTCTGGTTTACAGGGGTCTGGTAAAACAACTTTCTCGGGTAAACTTGCTAATTATCTTAAAAATAAGAAAACCAAAAAACCATTGTTGGTAGCTTGTGATGTGTATCGTCCAGCTGCGATAGATCAATTACATGTTGTTGGAGAACAAATAGGTGTTGAGGTTTTTAGTGACAGAGGAAATAACGATCCGGTGGCTATTTCTAAAGCTGGTATTGCTCATGCAAAAGCAAACGGACATAATGTTGTTATTATAGATACCGCAGGTCGTTTGGCTGTTGATGAGGCCATGATGACAGAAATATCAAACATTCATAAAGCCATTCAACCACAAGAAACCCTGTTTGTAGTAGACTCTATGACAGGTCAGGATGCCGTTAATACAGCTAAAGCATTTAACGATTCATTAAATTTTGATGGTGTTGTTTTAACCAAATTAGATGGTGATACCCGTGGTGGAGCTGCAATTACGATAAAATCTGTAGTAAATAAACCCATTAAGTTTATTGGTACAGGTGAAAAAATGGAAGCCATTGATGTGTTCTATCCATCTCGTATGGCAGATCGTATTCTTGGTATGGGGGATGTTGTTTCTTTAGTGGAAAGAGCTCAGGAACAATTTGATGAAGAAGAGGCACGCAAGCTTCAAAAGAAAATAGCTAAAAACCAATTTGGTTTCGACGATTTCTTAAAGCAGATTCAGCAGATTAAGAAAATGGGTAACATGAAAGACCTTATGGGCATGATTCCTGGTGCAGGGAAAATGATGAAAGATATTGATATTGATGATGATGCCTTTAAAGGAATAGAAGCTATTATTCATTCCATGACACCTAAAGAGAGAAGTAATCCGGGAATTATAAATTCAAGTAGAAAAATACGTATTGGAAAAGGCTCTGGGACTTCTGTACAAGAAGTAAATCAGTTGTTAAAACAATTTAACCAAATGAGCAAGATGATGAAGATGATGCAAGGCGGTGGCGGTAAGAAGATGATGCAAATGATGAAGGGGATGCGTTAG
- a CDS encoding four helix bundle protein encodes MDFKQLIAYKKAFDLSMDIFNISKAFPKEETYSLTDQIRRSSRLVCANIAEAYRKRRYPKHFTSKLTDADGENSETNTWLDFALACQYISSEDHLRCAEQGKEIGKLINYMINNSSKFGVKLE; translated from the coding sequence ATGGATTTTAAACAATTGATAGCATATAAGAAAGCATTTGATTTATCGATGGACATTTTCAATATTTCAAAAGCTTTTCCAAAAGAGGAAACTTATTCGTTGACAGATCAAATTAGAAGAAGTTCTCGTTTAGTATGTGCTAATATAGCTGAAGCTTATAGAAAGCGGAGATATCCTAAACATTTTACAAGTAAACTTACAGACGCAGATGGGGAAAACTCAGAAACAAATACTTGGTTAGATTTTGCATTGGCTTGCCAATATATATCTTCCGAGGATCATTTGAGATGTGCAGAACAAGGAAAAGAGATAGGAAAGCTAATAAATTATATGATTAACAATTCCAGTAAATTTGGAGTTAAACTTGAATAA
- a CDS encoding bifunctional 5,10-methylenetetrahydrofolate dehydrogenase/5,10-methenyltetrahydrofolate cyclohydrolase: MTILDGKKVSNDIKDEIAVEVQKIKDKGEKVPHLAAVIVGNDGASLTYVGSKVKACERVGFESTLVQMSNTTSEVELLDKIKELNDNPEIDGFIVQLPLPPQINEQKVLLAVDPDKDVDGFHPTNFGKMALDMSTFIPATPFGILELLDRYGVETKGKHTVVIGRSHIVGRPMSILMGRKGFPGNSTVTLTHSHTKNITQITSQADIIISALGVPNFLKAEMVKDDAVIIDVGITRVTDETRPRGYRIVGDVDFANVSKKASYITPVPGGVGPMTIAMLLKNTLLARERHKNM, translated from the coding sequence ATGACAATTCTAGACGGAAAGAAAGTTAGTAACGACATTAAAGATGAAATAGCTGTTGAGGTTCAAAAAATAAAAGATAAGGGAGAAAAAGTACCCCATCTTGCAGCGGTTATAGTAGGAAATGATGGTGCCAGTCTAACTTATGTTGGTAGTAAAGTAAAAGCCTGCGAACGTGTAGGTTTTGAGTCTACTTTAGTACAAATGTCTAATACAACAAGTGAGGTTGAATTATTGGATAAAATAAAAGAACTTAATGATAATCCAGAGATTGATGGTTTTATAGTGCAGTTGCCATTGCCTCCGCAAATTAATGAGCAAAAAGTATTATTAGCTGTAGATCCAGATAAAGATGTAGATGGTTTTCACCCTACAAATTTTGGCAAAATGGCTCTGGACATGTCTACCTTTATTCCAGCAACACCATTTGGCATTTTAGAATTACTAGATCGTTATGGCGTTGAAACAAAAGGAAAGCACACCGTTGTTATTGGACGTTCTCATATTGTTGGTAGACCCATGAGTATCCTAATGGGGCGTAAAGGATTTCCAGGTAACTCTACGGTAACCTTAACACATAGTCACACCAAGAATATCACTCAAATAACATCGCAGGCAGATATCATTATTTCGGCATTAGGAGTTCCTAATTTCTTAAAAGCAGAAATGGTTAAAGATGACGCTGTTATTATAGATGTAGGTATTACACGTGTTACAGACGAAACCAGACCAAGAGGTTATAGAATAGTAGGAGATGTAGATTTTGCAAACGTTAGTAAAAAAGCAAGTTATATTACACCAGTTCCAGGTGGTGTAGGTCCTATGACAATTGCCATGCTGCTTAAAAATACATTACTAGCTAGAGAGAGACATAAAAACATGTAA
- a CDS encoding glycoside hydrolase family 130 protein, giving the protein MAININRLKIFFTPDPKRVIVRFFMPGGEERAKKIIKRVIAMPEAVASQVLNQTLRDFSNRHRNITRILLKHYERVTFLFPGLEIDANSISKEVKLLIGAYFTHEYSIESAAFFNPSMVEDPDQSHLEKGQKRVIVSFRATGEGHVSSIVFRGAILDKNNNLEFSPVSKLVDIAETIQLHEYKKEDFIHKLKDMKFDDTEVVEKIIGNLNETFLFRELIKNINQFENDHEITIENNKVLHAIKFIANAQYKISFSLDTAISERVIFPVTDAESNGLEDARFVKFTDDNGDVKYYATYTAYNGFVIMPQLMETTDFYTFTVMPIYGKHAQNKGMALFPRKVNGKYAMLSRQDGENNFIMYSDQVNNWDDDPILLQEPAYPWEFVQLGNSGSAIETKDGWLVITHGVGAMRRYVLGAILLDLNDPTKVLAQLDNPLLVANEMEREGYVPNVVYSCGSIINNGNIIIPYAMSDTSSGFAHVSLQEVLENMIYNDGRENGVPLNGAKRILLVDDDKTNLAMVSQMLIEDGYLVDEATDGVQALVAIGKSTYDLILSDIEMPNFNGYQLLEFIKKESIKIPVVFISSYNSEADEIKGLQLGAAEYLPKPVQKDLLRLRLKNIFR; this is encoded by the coding sequence ATGGCAATAAATATCAATAGACTTAAGATTTTTTTCACTCCAGACCCGAAAAGGGTCATCGTTCGTTTTTTTATGCCCGGCGGAGAAGAGCGTGCAAAAAAAATTATAAAGCGGGTAATAGCAATGCCTGAAGCAGTTGCATCGCAAGTATTGAATCAAACTCTTAGGGATTTTAGTAACCGACACCGAAATATAACTCGAATACTTTTAAAACATTATGAAAGGGTAACCTTTTTATTTCCAGGATTAGAAATAGATGCTAACAGTATTTCTAAGGAGGTTAAACTGCTAATAGGAGCTTATTTTACTCACGAATACTCCATCGAATCAGCAGCATTTTTTAATCCTTCAATGGTAGAAGACCCGGATCAATCCCATTTAGAAAAAGGACAAAAAAGGGTTATTGTTAGTTTTAGAGCCACAGGAGAAGGTCATGTATCGTCTATAGTTTTTAGAGGAGCAATTTTAGATAAAAACAATAATCTAGAGTTTAGTCCAGTAAGTAAATTGGTCGACATTGCCGAAACAATACAACTACACGAATATAAAAAAGAAGACTTCATACATAAGTTGAAAGATATGAAGTTCGACGATACCGAAGTCGTAGAAAAAATAATAGGTAATTTAAACGAAACATTTCTTTTTAGAGAGCTCATTAAAAACATTAACCAGTTTGAAAATGACCACGAAATAACCATAGAAAATAATAAAGTACTTCATGCTATTAAGTTTATTGCAAACGCCCAGTATAAAATTAGCTTTTCTCTAGATACGGCGATAAGTGAGCGGGTTATTTTTCCGGTAACAGATGCGGAAAGTAATGGGCTTGAAGATGCTAGATTTGTAAAGTTTACAGATGATAATGGCGATGTAAAGTATTATGCAACATATACTGCCTATAATGGTTTTGTTATTATGCCTCAGCTTATGGAAACGACCGATTTTTATACGTTTACGGTAATGCCTATTTATGGGAAGCATGCACAGAATAAAGGCATGGCTTTATTCCCTAGAAAAGTGAATGGTAAATATGCTATGCTATCTAGACAAGATGGTGAGAATAATTTCATTATGTATAGCGATCAGGTAAATAATTGGGACGACGACCCCATATTACTTCAAGAACCTGCTTATCCATGGGAATTTGTGCAATTAGGTAATTCTGGCTCTGCTATAGAAACTAAGGATGGGTGGCTTGTTATTACGCATGGAGTGGGTGCTATGCGTAGATATGTTTTAGGTGCTATTTTATTAGATTTAAACGATCCTACTAAAGTGTTGGCACAATTAGATAATCCTTTATTGGTCGCTAATGAGATGGAACGAGAGGGCTATGTGCCTAATGTGGTTTATTCCTGCGGTTCCATAATAAACAATGGTAATATTATTATTCCTTATGCAATGAGTGATACCAGTAGTGGATTTGCTCATGTGTCTTTACAAGAGGTGCTGGAGAATATGATATATAATGATGGAAGAGAAAATGGAGTTCCATTAAATGGTGCAAAACGCATATTATTGGTAGACGATGATAAAACTAACCTGGCAATGGTAAGTCAAATGCTTATTGAAGATGGGTATTTAGTTGATGAGGCCACGGACGGCGTTCAAGCCTTAGTCGCTATTGGTAAAAGTACGTATGACTTAATACTTAGCGATATAGAAATGCCAAACTTTAATGGCTATCAATTACTGGAATTCATAAAAAAAGAATCTATAAAAATACCAGTTGTATTCATTAGTTCATATAATAGTGAAGCGGATGAAATAAAAGGGCTACAATTGGGGGCTGCCGAATATTTGCCCAAACCAGTGCAAAAAGATTTATTGAGGTTGCGTTTAAAAAATATTTTTAGGTAA
- a CDS encoding glycosyltransferase family 4 protein has product MKIVILGNYMPRRCGIATFTTNLANSILAANDNQGTKNEVFVVAMNDHDQVYEYPDIVKCTIRQQEAKDYSIAANLINDIDADVCIFQHEFGIFGGESGVYVLNLLQQLKMPIVTTLHTILQTPSYHEKHILKKIGQLSQKLVVMSHLAIDFLTAIYEIPLQKIEFIHHGVPDFSNIEATNTRFDYSGKKVLGTFGFLGRSKGIETVINALPKVIKKHPNVVYVVLGQTHPNVKKHSNEEYRDYLKDLAKSNNVADNVIFEDAFFKEEDIKSFLVESDIYITPYLNEAQITSGTICYAIGAGACIVSTPFWHAKELLAYNKGKTFPFGNSDALAETLCDLLDNPDSIDQIKAAAFNYGKELYWDKIGLRYIKVLSNTDNKPPTNLEEKPLTMPKFSMDHIKRLTDDMGIIEHANYSVPDYKEGYCLDDNSRALLLVLMAYEFGIDRNSLELSEVYLRYIKLMQMEDGFFHNDMSYEKKFLDEKGSEDSFGRTIWAMGYLIRLAPNDSHFQFAKDIFFKAYHHFEKITSIRAIASVIIGLCHFLKRYPDNEGIIHLTNLLTYKLLHQYKEESDKDWKWFEPVLCYDNAIIPLALWHAYDLIKDKEIYDVASKSTDFLDKETYKNNRISLVGNTWYYKGKKRPAHGQQPINAMAMTMMYNKAFEITKEKKYHERMLISFSWFTGNNDLLIPLYDEESKGCCDGLEPHCVNRNQGAESTISYLLSYLTVWNSQQNVLEDSQNVLAEDEIFTI; this is encoded by the coding sequence ATGAAAATCGTTATTCTTGGCAATTATATGCCCAGACGTTGTGGCATTGCAACGTTTACAACCAACCTAGCTAATTCTATTCTAGCAGCAAACGACAACCAAGGAACTAAAAATGAGGTTTTCGTAGTCGCTATGAACGACCATGATCAGGTATATGAATATCCCGACATTGTTAAATGTACTATAAGGCAGCAAGAAGCCAAAGATTATAGTATAGCCGCTAATTTAATAAATGACATAGATGCCGACGTTTGTATCTTCCAACATGAATTTGGAATTTTTGGAGGAGAAAGTGGTGTTTATGTATTAAATCTGTTGCAGCAATTAAAAATGCCTATTGTTACAACATTACATACCATACTACAAACTCCGAGCTATCATGAAAAACACATTCTAAAAAAAATAGGTCAATTATCACAAAAATTGGTAGTTATGAGTCATCTAGCTATTGATTTTTTAACTGCGATTTACGAAATACCGCTTCAAAAAATTGAATTTATTCATCACGGCGTACCCGATTTTTCCAACATAGAAGCTACGAATACAAGATTTGATTACTCAGGAAAAAAAGTGTTAGGTACATTTGGGTTTTTAGGCCGTAGTAAAGGTATTGAAACCGTTATTAATGCCTTACCCAAAGTAATAAAGAAACATCCGAATGTCGTTTATGTCGTACTGGGGCAAACGCATCCGAATGTAAAAAAGCATTCTAACGAAGAGTATCGTGATTATCTTAAAGACTTAGCTAAATCCAATAATGTAGCCGACAATGTTATTTTTGAGGATGCCTTTTTTAAAGAAGAGGATATAAAATCTTTTCTAGTAGAATCTGACATATACATCACACCATACTTAAATGAAGCACAAATAACAAGTGGTACGATTTGCTATGCTATTGGTGCCGGAGCGTGCATAGTTTCGACGCCTTTTTGGCATGCAAAAGAATTACTTGCCTATAACAAAGGAAAAACATTCCCCTTTGGCAATAGTGATGCTCTGGCAGAAACCTTGTGTGATCTATTAGATAACCCGGATAGCATTGACCAGATAAAAGCGGCTGCTTTCAACTATGGTAAGGAACTATATTGGGATAAAATTGGCCTACGATACATTAAAGTACTTAGCAACACAGATAACAAACCTCCTACCAATTTAGAAGAAAAACCTCTAACAATGCCTAAGTTTAGTATGGATCATATTAAACGGTTAACCGATGATATGGGCATAATAGAACATGCAAATTATTCTGTTCCCGATTACAAAGAGGGGTATTGCCTAGACGATAATTCAAGAGCTTTATTACTGGTTTTAATGGCTTATGAGTTTGGTATTGACAGGAACTCGTTAGAGCTTTCGGAAGTATATTTAAGATATATTAAACTCATGCAAATGGAAGACGGCTTTTTTCATAATGATATGAGTTACGAAAAAAAGTTTTTAGACGAAAAAGGCTCTGAAGATTCCTTTGGAAGAACCATTTGGGCTATGGGATACTTAATTAGATTAGCTCCTAACGACAGCCATTTCCAGTTTGCGAAAGACATCTTCTTTAAAGCCTATCATCATTTCGAAAAAATCACATCAATAAGAGCCATTGCTAGTGTTATAATAGGACTTTGCCACTTTTTAAAACGTTATCCGGATAACGAAGGCATAATACATTTAACAAATTTACTAACATACAAATTATTGCACCAATACAAAGAAGAAAGTGATAAGGATTGGAAATGGTTCGAGCCAGTTTTATGCTATGATAATGCCATAATACCTTTAGCACTTTGGCATGCATACGACCTAATAAAAGATAAAGAAATTTATGATGTAGCAAGCAAAAGCACCGACTTCCTAGACAAAGAAACTTACAAAAACAACAGAATTTCTTTAGTAGGTAACACGTGGTATTATAAAGGCAAAAAACGACCTGCACATGGACAGCAACCCATTAATGCCATGGCGATGACCATGATGTACAACAAAGCTTTTGAAATTACCAAAGAAAAGAAATACCACGAAAGAATGCTTATATCTTTTAGTTGGTTTACTGGTAATAACGATTTACTTATACCTTTATACGATGAAGAATCTAAAGGCTGCTGTGATGGTTTAGAACCACATTGCGTAAATAGAAATCAAGGAGCAGAAAGTACTATTTCTTATTTGCTATCCTATTTAACCGTATGGAATAGTCAGCAAAACGTATTAGAAGACTCTCAAAACGTATTGGCTGAAGACGAAATATTTACAATTTAA